A window of Bradyrhizobium sp. AZCC 1719 genomic DNA:
CGACGCTTACGTCGGCGAACTCCTGCGCACACCACGGCGGCAGGCCGAGCGGCTGGGCGCATTGCTTCCTCGCGAGGGTGCGGCATGAGCATCTTCGCCGATCCACGCTGGGGCGAGGCATTGGGCCACCTGCCCGACTATCTCGGCAATCACGTCCGCGTCAGTGTCGCCGCGCTGGCGCTGGGTTTGCTCGTCAGCCTGCCGCTCGCGATTCTTTCACGCCATCGGCCGGTGATGCGCGGCGCGCTGCTCGGGCTCGCCAGCATCGTGCAGACCGTGCCGGGGCTGGCATTGCTGGCGCTGTTCTATCCGCTGCTCCTGGCGCTCGCGGCGTTGTCGCTGTCATGGTTCGGCGTCGGCTTTTCCGCGTTCGGATTTTTGCCCGCGGTGCTGGCGCTGGCGCTCTATTCGATGCTGCCGGTGCTGCGCAACACCATCACCGGCCTGCAGGGCGTCGACGCTGCAATCCTTGAAGCGGCGCAAGGCGTCGGCATGACGCCGCGGCAATCGCTGTTCACGGTGGAATTGCCGCTGGCGCTGCCGGTGATGATGGCAGGCATCCGAACTTCGGCCGTCTGGGTGATCGGCACCGCAACGCTGTCGACGCCGATCGGCCAGACCAGCCTCGGCAATTACATATTTGCAGGGCTGCAGACCCAGAACTGGGTGTTCGTGCTGTTCGGCTGCGTGGCCGCCGCGGTGCTGGCGCTCGCGGTCGATCAGTTGCTGGCGCTGATCGAAGGCGGCTTGCGCCACCGCAGCCGCCTGCGTGCGGCGCTTGGCGGCACCGGCATCGCAGCTTTGGTCGTTGCCACGCTGGTACCGACGATGATGCGCTCGCAGGCGAATTATGTCGTCGGCGCCAAGACCTTTGCCGAGCAATATGTGCTCTCCGCATTGATCGCGCAGCGCCTGAAGGCGGCTGCGCTTCCTGCAACGACCCGCGAAGGTCTCGGCTCCAACGTGATCTTCGAGGCGCTCGCGGCTGATGATATCGACGTCTACATCGACTATTCCGGCACGCTGTGGGCCAACCAGTTTCACCGCACCGACATCAAGCCGCGCCAGGAACTGGTGGCCGAACTGAAGACGATGCTGGCGCGGCAGAACATCACGCTGCTGGGCGAACTCGGTTTCGAGAATGCCTATGCGCTGGTGATGCCCCGCAAGCGCGCGGAGCAATTGGGCATCCGCACCATCGCCGACCTCGCCTCGCGCGCGGCGAACATGTCGATCGCCGGCGACTATGAATTCTTCTCGCGCCCCGAATGGGCCGCGCTACGCAGGGCCTACGGCCTGTCGTTTCGCGGCCAACGGCAGATGCAGCCGGACTTCATGTATGCGGCGGTCGCTTCCGGCGAAGTCGACGTCATCGCGGGTTACACCAGCGACGGGCTGATCGCGAAATACGACCTGGTGACGCTCGGCGATCCCAGGCACGCAATCCCGCCCTATGATGCGATCGTGCTGCTCGCGCCGAAGCGCGCCAATGACGAGGCCTTGCGCAAGGCGCTGACTCCGCTGCTCGGCAGGATCGACATCGCCACCATGCGCGAAGCAAACTTGCGCGCATCCGGCAACGATGCCGCGAGCTCGCCGGACGCGGTAGCGCAGTGGCTGTGGGAGAAGGTGGGGAAGAGGTGAGGAGTTGCGTGCCGCGGTCCATCCCCGTCATTGCGGCGAAATGGATTGCTTCGCTTCGCTCGCAATGACAGGGGTGGGCGGTCGGCACGCATCCAATGAGTTCGCGAACGGCGTCGCTGCGTAGGTGGGCACGCTGCGCTTTGCCCACCCTACCAGAATGACGGAAATCAAAGCCCCTTGATCATGCCGGCATCGATCAGAAGCCGGTTGAACCGGCGCGCCTCCGCGCCTTTCCTGCAGTCATAGAAGGCTCCCTTGCAGCGGAGCATGATGTTCTTCTGCTCTGCAAAGGTCGGATCGAGCGGGATGCCGGCGGCTTCCTGCAGCACGAGGGGGATGTACGCCGCGTCGAGCGTTTCGAGCGCCGATGACAGGTTGCGCGGCTCATAGTTGATGCCGTCGATGGCATAGTAGGTAGAGAAGTAGCGTGGATCGGCGGCCATCACCCGTTTCGCCAGCGTCGCCTGATCAATCCCGGGCTCCAGCATCTTTTGCGAGATCGCCGGCTGGTGATCGCCGAAACGCAGCACGAGGAAGGACTCGTCGGGATAGTCGCGCTTCAGCCGCTCGGTGAATTCGCGATAGTCGTTGGCCGTCATGGTCTGGCGCCGTATGTATTCATCGACCTCCGCCGTGTTGCCCGGCGGCGTCCAGCCCGGCGGGGTCAGATCGGGCCGGTAGACGTCGGTCCAGGGAAAATGGTTGGCCGTGAGGTAGACGAACATGAAGACCGGCGCCTTCTCAGGCTGCTCGCGCGCAAACACCTTTAGCGCCTGATCGAAATAGAACTTGTCGGGCTGCATGTCCTGGTTCACGCCCATATCCGCCATGTCGACGAAATGGCCGACGCCGGCTCCCTTCTGAAAGGTGCGCGCGCCAAGGAAGTTACCATAGGTCGGATAGAGCGAGAAGGTCTTGTACCCGCAGTTCCGCAGCGCCTGTGGCAGTCCACGGGTCACGCGACCCGCGGTTATCCTCGTCACGTAGAACTTGAGATCGCCGAACGACCGCGCCGACAGGCCTGTCAGCACATTGAACTCGGTGTACCAGGTCGGACCGCCGGTTGCCTCCGCCATCATGGTGCGCTGCTTGCCGTCGCTGGACTTGAAGTAGTCGGCGTATCCCGCCGGCACCTTGATGCCTGGCGCGGACGTGACGTCGAAGCTCGACTCGTCGAGCAGCATGATAATGTGCGGCCGCTTTGCGTCGGCATCGCAGGCAGCGTCAGGTGGCAGCGCCGAAAGGCCGGCGGCGTGCGCTTCCCGTGCGAGGAGAAGCGGCGCGTTTGCCGGCGGATCGGCGTCGATCCATCCCGTCGAAGCCAGTCGCGACACCGCCACCACGCCCGAGCGCGCGAGACTGGAAATGTGGTTGATGCCCTGGAACGGCTCCCACGGCTGCTCGGGCCAAGCGACCGACATCGCCGATATCGACGCAATGCTCGCGGCCAGACCGATCAACGCCAGGCGGCGCCGCACCCGGAACGGATCGAAACGCCAGACCAGCCACAACAGCGGCACGGCAACGATCCCCGCCATGATCAACTGCGTCTGCAATCGCGGAAACACCGAGAGCAGAAACGAAAACGTATCGCGATCGATGATCAGGAAGTCGAGGAACGTCAGGGTGAGTTGCAGGATGCCGAATTTGAAGCGTGACAGCTCGATCAGGATCACGATGAGGGTCACTGCAATCGCTGCGCAGACGCCAGGCCGCTGCAGCACGACCAGCAGGAAGCAGTTCACGAAAACCCACGCCAGCACCGCCAGCGTGATCGCAAACGGCCCGTATTCGCTGGTGAGCAGGACCACGAGCCCCGCCAGATGGACGGCGATAATCAGGCCAGCCGGGACAAAGAACCGGGCGCCGCGCGATTCCGCGCGGATGCTTTCGCTCATTCCCCGTTCAGCGGCGGCCGACATGTCTCGTCTCTACAGCCCTTTGATGAAACCTGCGTCGATCAATAACCGGTTGAACCTGCGCGCCTCGGCGCCATCCTTGCAGGCATAGAATACACCCTTGCAGCGGAGCATGATGTTCTTTTGCTCCTTGAACGAGGGATCGAGCGGAATGCCGGCGGCCTCCTGGATCACCAGCGGCAGATAGGGCGCGTCGATCGTGTCCATGATCGCGGAACTCTTCACCGGCTCGAAGTTGACGGCGTCGATCGCGTAGTAGGTGGTGAAGTAGCGCGGGTCGTGAGTAACGAACTTGCGGGCGACCCTGGCTTCATCCAGGCCGGGATCAAGCAGGTTCGAGGAAAACTCCGGCTGATGGTCGCCGTAGCGGACGATCAGAAATGGCTGCGCCGGGAACTTCTTTTTCAAATTGGCGACGAACGTCGCATAATCTCCGGCGCTCAGTGTCTGGCGGCGCAGATATTCGTCGACCACGGGCTCGTTGCCGGGCGCGCGCCAGGACGACAGCAGGTCCGGTCGGAATTTGGTTTCCCAGGGGAAATGGTTGGCGGCGAGATAGACGAAGGTGAACAGCGGCGTGTTGGCCGGCTGCTCGGAGATCAGATTCACGGCCTTATCGTAGAAGAAGCTGTCGGGCTCGATGCCCTTGGCGCCGAGCGCGCGTGCGTCATAAAAGTGCTGGATGCCGGTAGAGGTCTGGAAGCCACGCGCGCCCATGAAGGCGCCGTAGGCCGGATAGAGCGAGATGGTGTTGTAGCCGCAGCGGCGCAGCGCCAGCGGCAATCCGCGCTCGACCCGGCCCGAGGCGATGCGGGTGACAAAATAGGAGAAGCGGCCGAACGACCGCGACGACAGGCCGGCGAGCACGTTGTACTCGGCCATCCAGCTTGCGCCGCCGCTGCTCTCGGCCATGAACTTGCGCTCACGGCCGTCAAAGGACTTGAAATGGCTGCCATAGCCCGGCGGCACCTTGACGCCGGCAGCCTGGCGGATGTCGAAGCTCGACTCGTCATGGATCATGATGATGTGCGGGCGGCGGCCGGGCACATGGCAGGAATCGACCAGCGGCACCTTCAGCCGCTCGGCGGTCACGGCTTCCGATTCCATAAAACCGTAATTGACGAAGTCGGAAACCGCGGTCACGCCCGAGCGGGCGAATTTGGAGAGATAGCCGTCGTCGTAATAGCCGCGCCAGGCTTCATCGGGCCAGACGACGGAATAACCGGCCAGGCTTGCGAGACAGGCCAGCAGGCCGGCGGTGGCCGGCAGGCGGCGGATGCGGAACGGATCGAGCCACCACAGCGCGTACATCAGCGGCAGAATGACGAGGGATGCGCCGACCACGCTCCAGCGCAAGTTCGGAAAGATCGTGAACAGATACGCCGCAGTGTCGCGGTCGATCACCATCAGGTCGACGAAGTTCGCGGTCATCTGCACGACGTCGTGCTTGAGCCGCGACAGCAGCACCAGGAGCACGACCAGCGTCAGCGACAGCGCGGCCGACAGCGCCGGGCGCCGCAGCAGCGCGATGAAGAAGAAGTTCAGGGTGCCCCACGCCAGCGCGAAGCCCATCCGGCCGCCGAAATCGGTTTCGGTGTGCAGCAGGATCGCCAGCGCCGCCATGTGCGGTGCAGCAACGGCCGAAAGCCGCCAGAAGCCGATCGCCGCAAGGCCGGCGGCAAGGGTGGTGGCGGAGGGCCCTGGATTTGGCGCGGGCGCCATGGGAAAAACGCAACATGACCCGGCGCAATACAAAGCCTTGGCTGGCGACGACCAGGAGACGCACGACCCATCCGGAACCTGAGCCGTGTCACAAAAACGTAGTGGAATCGTCATGAACAGGCAATGAATTTGCCCTCGGGCGAACTACGTCGGGGCGAATACGGGGTTGCCGGGAGTGTTCACCGTCATTCCGGGATGGTCCGAAGGACCAGACCCGGAATCTCGAGATTCTCAGGGGCGCAAGGGCGCCCCATAGTTCGCTTCGCGCCCCGGAATGACTTCACCGACGTCGGACGATCCCCTCGATGAAAAGATCCAACACTGCCTCGGCGGTCCGTTCGGCTTCGGGGGTGGCCACGCCCCAGCGCGGAAAATGGCCGTCGATATTCATCCGGGCAAAACCATAGACCAGCGCCCGCCCGGCGATCTGTACCTGTTTGAGGTCGGCGCTGCGGAGCTGGCCCGCCGCAAAGGCTTCGGCGAGCGTTTGCTCGGTCAGCGCGATCAGTTCGGCATTGTCGCTGGAGATGGCGACCGCCCGGTCGTGATCGAACAAGCGACGGCTGGAAATGATTTCGAAATGGGTCGGGTTGCGCATCGCCCAGCGCAGGTACGCGAGCCCGAGGCAGCGAAAGCGGCCGAGCGGGTCGCCGGCCGGTGCCCCAGCAAGCGCCGCCTCGATCTCGGCACGGAATCGCCGCTGCGCCTCCTCCGCCACCGCCTGGATCAGGGCATCCCGGCTCGGAAAATGCCGGAACGGCGCCCCCGGCGAGACGCCTGCCCGGCGGGCGGCCTCCCGGACGTTGACCGCCTCCGCCCCGCCCTCGCCGACCAGTCGCAGCGCGGCGTCGATCAGGACGCGCCGGAGGTCGCCATGGTGATAGGGTTTTGGTGCGGCCGTCCGCGCAACGCGGCGGCGCGGCTTGGTGGTGGGGGATTTCGCGGCAGAAGGCTTGGCTGACGGACGCATGCCCTCTCCTACCATCACCAGGTCGTGAATGTAAGCACTGATTACACTGTTGACCTGATACGTACAGCAAATGTAACTGGTGATTACATCAGCAGCCCGGGGGAGCAAAACATGCCGACGCATCAAAAATGGTTCGAAGGCTGGCGGCTGTTCGCCCTGCTCGCGCTGACGCTGCTGGCCATGAGCATCTGGATCGCCGGCATGCGCGGCTTCGAGGTCGATGGCGTGCGCATGGTGATCCGTTTCACCGCGCGCACCTCGCTGTTACTGTTCTGCCTCGCTTTCGCAGCCGCCGCGCTGGCGCTGTTATGGCCGAACGCCTCGACGCGATGGCTGCGCCGCAACCGCCGCTATCTCGGCGTCACCTTTGCGGCCTCGCACGCCATCCACGCAGTCGCAATTGCCAGCTTCGCCGTGATGGACCCGATAGGCTATGCGGCGGCGACCTCGATTGCGTCGTATGTCTTCGGCGGCATCGGCTATGCCTTCATCGTCGCGATGGCCGCCACCTCGTTCGACCGCACGGCCGCTGCGATCGGCGCACGCGCCTGGCGCCGGCTGCATCTTGTGGGCGGCTACTACCTGCTGTTCCAGTTCATGGTGTCGTTCGGCAAGCGGATTCCCGACATGCCGCTCTACGCACTGTTCCTGATTCCACTCGTGGCGGTGTTCGCGCTGCGGATGATCGCGATGGCGCCGAAGCCGCAGAACCAGACGCTGCGGGCGGGCTAGTCGTCCTTCAGGTAAAACTTCCGTCCGAGACGGCGATGCACCGACATGACGGCGCGGTCGACGTCGCTGATCAGGCTGTCGCCGAGAACGACGTTGGGGATTTCCCAGTTCCGCCCCTCGCGGATATTGGGAAGCGGACGCACGGCGGGGACGGACGCCGTTTCGCATCCCGGTTGGCTGCGAAGCGCCGCGTCGGCGATCTGCGTCAGCTCGGCTCTGCTCTTTCCTGTCGTCACTGGTGGCCGGTGCCTTTGCTCATCCCTGCGGCGTCAGCCCGAGGCGCTTGGCGATGATCCGGTCGAGGGTGCGCTTGGGCAACACCGCCGCCATGAACTGGCGCATCGGATCCGGCGCGATGACGTAGCGCACCTTGGGATTGGGCCGCGTCAACGCCTCGAACACCTTTTCGGCGATCTGCTCGGCCGGCAATCCGTTCGCGCCGAGTTGCAGCATGAAGGCGCGGATTTTCTGCAGCGCCAGGAAATACGGCGAGTTTTTGTAGGTGGAGATATCGACCTCCTCGGCCTTGCTCCAGATCGGCGTCTTGACCGGGCCCGGCGCAATGATGATGACATCGATCCCGAACAACATCAGTTCGCGGCGCAGGCTCTCCGACAGCCCCTCGATAGCGTGCTTGGAGGCGGAATAGGCCGAAGTCAGCGGATTGCCGTTCTTGCCGGCGACCGAGGAGATCATCACGATCCGCCCCTTCGGCCCCTTCAGGGCCGGATCGGAGCCGAGCAGCGGCCCGAACGCCTGGGTCGCAATGATAGGCCCGATGAAATTGACCTCCATCTGGCGGCGGAATTCGTCCGCCGCGAGTTCGAGCACGGGACCTGCGACCGCAATGCCGGCATTGTTGACGAGGCCGGCGAGCGTTTCGCCGCCAAGGGCGGTGCGGACCTCGCGCGCCGCCGCCAGCACCGCGGCTTCATCGGTGACATCGAAGATCAGCGGCGTGAACTTCGTCCCGAACTCGCGCCTGAGGCGGTCGGCATCGGCCTGCTTGCGCACGCTGCCGAACACGCGGAAGCCGCGGTCGAGCAACAGCTTCGCACTGGCCCAGCCGATGCCGGTGGACGCGCCGGTGATGACAACAGATCTCATGACCTAAGCCCTTGTAAGAGGTTTAATGAAGTTCGTCGTGAAGGAATGCTTAAGCGCCGGCTCCGTGGGCTTCCTTCGCGGGGTGCAGCCAGCCTTGACGACGTCTTGTTCGGCAGATTGCTATTCGATTTTTCCCGGGAACGGTTTGGTGAGGATAGCAGCCGGACCGGAGTACCGGAAGCCGCGGCAGATGGCCGATCCGGTTCGACATCGGCGATTTATCGCGCGAAATCGCGGCATACGTCCCGATCGGATTGGTAAAGCAATTCAGAACGCAGAATTTGCAACGCGCGGACCCTGCTTCGACATGCGTCTGTCCGCAACAACCGCGGCCGATGCATTGCCCGATTCAGATGCAGTCGATCTGTATTCCACCGGGTCTCCGCCTTTAACGCAGGCGTAAGGCTCGACTCGTCATTGTGGGCACGAACCCTTCAACAACAGACAGGCTGCCCACAATGGTGCAACAGCCGGCGCACTCGATCATTGCCGAACTTGAAGATGCCGTCAGAGGCGGTTCATCCGCCAAGCGGGTGGAGACCCTGCGGCAGGTCACCGATCTCTTCCTCCATGACGGAGAACGCCTCAGCGACGACCAGGTCAAGGTCTTCGACGATGTGCTCTGCCTCCTGATCGCGCGCGTCGAGACGCGGGCGAAGGCCGAACTTTCCAAGCGGCTGGCACCGCTCGACTATGCCCCGTTCGAGGTCATCCAGCATCTCGCCTGGGACGACGAGATCGAGGTCGCCGGCAGCGTGCTGGCCCATTCCAGCCGGCTCGGCACTGACGTGCTGGTCGAGATCGCCAGCAGCAAGGGGCAGGATCACCTGCTCGCCATTTCCGGCCGCGCCGAACTGCCCGCCGCCGTCACCGATGTCATCGTCGACCGCGGCGAAGGCCAGGTGATCCGCAAACTCGCCAACAATGCCGGCGCCAGGTTTTCCGATCAGGGCTATTCCACCATCGTCGCCCGCGCCGGCGCCGACGACGAGTTGATCGAAATCCTCGGCCTTCGCGCCGATTTCCCGGTCAAGTTCATGGGCGACCTGTTGCGCCGCGCCAAGGAGACCGTTCGCGCGCGGCTTCTCGCCATCGCGCCGCCCGCGCTCCAGGAAGAGATCAAGCGGGTCCTGAACGAGGTCGCCCGC
This region includes:
- a CDS encoding glycine betaine ABC transporter substrate-binding protein — protein: MSIFADPRWGEALGHLPDYLGNHVRVSVAALALGLLVSLPLAILSRHRPVMRGALLGLASIVQTVPGLALLALFYPLLLALAALSLSWFGVGFSAFGFLPAVLALALYSMLPVLRNTITGLQGVDAAILEAAQGVGMTPRQSLFTVELPLALPVMMAGIRTSAVWVIGTATLSTPIGQTSLGNYIFAGLQTQNWVFVLFGCVAAAVLALAVDQLLALIEGGLRHRSRLRAALGGTGIAALVVATLVPTMMRSQANYVVGAKTFAEQYVLSALIAQRLKAAALPATTREGLGSNVIFEALAADDIDVYIDYSGTLWANQFHRTDIKPRQELVAELKTMLARQNITLLGELGFENAYALVMPRKRAEQLGIRTIADLASRAANMSIAGDYEFFSRPEWAALRRAYGLSFRGQRQMQPDFMYAAVASGEVDVIAGYTSDGLIAKYDLVTLGDPRHAIPPYDAIVLLAPKRANDEALRKALTPLLGRIDIATMREANLRASGNDAASSPDAVAQWLWEKVGKR
- a CDS encoding sulfatase-like hydrolase/transferase → MSESIRAESRGARFFVPAGLIIAVHLAGLVVLLTSEYGPFAITLAVLAWVFVNCFLLVVLQRPGVCAAIAVTLIVILIELSRFKFGILQLTLTFLDFLIIDRDTFSFLLSVFPRLQTQLIMAGIVAVPLLWLVWRFDPFRVRRRLALIGLAASIASISAMSVAWPEQPWEPFQGINHISSLARSGVVAVSRLASTGWIDADPPANAPLLLAREAHAAGLSALPPDAACDADAKRPHIIMLLDESSFDVTSAPGIKVPAGYADYFKSSDGKQRTMMAEATGGPTWYTEFNVLTGLSARSFGDLKFYVTRITAGRVTRGLPQALRNCGYKTFSLYPTYGNFLGARTFQKGAGVGHFVDMADMGVNQDMQPDKFYFDQALKVFAREQPEKAPVFMFVYLTANHFPWTDVYRPDLTPPGWTPPGNTAEVDEYIRRQTMTANDYREFTERLKRDYPDESFLVLRFGDHQPAISQKMLEPGIDQATLAKRVMAADPRYFSTYYAIDGINYEPRNLSSALETLDAAYIPLVLQEAAGIPLDPTFAEQKNIMLRCKGAFYDCRKGAEARRFNRLLIDAGMIKGL
- a CDS encoding sulfatase-like hydrolase/transferase, translated to MAPAPNPGPSATTLAAGLAAIGFWRLSAVAAPHMAALAILLHTETDFGGRMGFALAWGTLNFFFIALLRRPALSAALSLTLVVLLVLLSRLKHDVVQMTANFVDLMVIDRDTAAYLFTIFPNLRWSVVGASLVILPLMYALWWLDPFRIRRLPATAGLLACLASLAGYSVVWPDEAWRGYYDDGYLSKFARSGVTAVSDFVNYGFMESEAVTAERLKVPLVDSCHVPGRRPHIIMIHDESSFDIRQAAGVKVPPGYGSHFKSFDGRERKFMAESSGGASWMAEYNVLAGLSSRSFGRFSYFVTRIASGRVERGLPLALRRCGYNTISLYPAYGAFMGARGFQTSTGIQHFYDARALGAKGIEPDSFFYDKAVNLISEQPANTPLFTFVYLAANHFPWETKFRPDLLSSWRAPGNEPVVDEYLRRQTLSAGDYATFVANLKKKFPAQPFLIVRYGDHQPEFSSNLLDPGLDEARVARKFVTHDPRYFTTYYAIDAVNFEPVKSSAIMDTIDAPYLPLVIQEAAGIPLDPSFKEQKNIMLRCKGVFYACKDGAEARRFNRLLIDAGFIKGL
- a CDS encoding TetR/AcrR family transcriptional regulator gives rise to the protein MRPSAKPSAAKSPTTKPRRRVARTAAPKPYHHGDLRRVLIDAALRLVGEGGAEAVNVREAARRAGVSPGAPFRHFPSRDALIQAVAEEAQRRFRAEIEAALAGAPAGDPLGRFRCLGLAYLRWAMRNPTHFEIISSRRLFDHDRAVAISSDNAELIALTEQTLAEAFAAGQLRSADLKQVQIAGRALVYGFARMNIDGHFPRWGVATPEAERTAEAVLDLFIEGIVRRR
- a CDS encoding SDR family oxidoreductase; translated protein: MRSVVITGASTGIGWASAKLLLDRGFRVFGSVRKQADADRLRREFGTKFTPLIFDVTDEAAVLAAAREVRTALGGETLAGLVNNAGIAVAGPVLELAADEFRRQMEVNFIGPIIATQAFGPLLGSDPALKGPKGRIVMISSVAGKNGNPLTSAYSASKHAIEGLSESLRRELMLFGIDVIIIAPGPVKTPIWSKAEEVDISTYKNSPYFLALQKIRAFMLQLGANGLPAEQIAEKVFEALTRPNPKVRYVIAPDPMRQFMAAVLPKRTLDRIIAKRLGLTPQG
- a CDS encoding DUF2336 domain-containing protein; the encoded protein is MVQQPAHSIIAELEDAVRGGSSAKRVETLRQVTDLFLHDGERLSDDQVKVFDDVLCLLIARVETRAKAELSKRLAPLDYAPFEVIQHLAWDDEIEVAGSVLAHSSRLGTDVLVEIASSKGQDHLLAISGRAELPAAVTDVIVDRGEGQVIRKLANNAGARFSDQGYSTIVARAGADDELIEILGLRADFPVKFMGDLLRRAKETVRARLLAIAPPALQEEIKRVLNEVAREAPPPSRSFGVAEELVKLMKGLNELDDAAVYKFAESNKFDEVTVALAVLNDMPIEMTAKLMEGPRADLILIPCRSARLNWPTVESILRNRPVKPPISEQTLEIAQRDFRKLSMETAQRTVRFWQLHNKIEKEPIIRTH